A part of Neovison vison isolate M4711 chromosome 6, ASM_NN_V1, whole genome shotgun sequence genomic DNA contains:
- the LOC122910251 gene encoding olfactory receptor 7G1-like: MATRFINNVGLRNKTGVSEFLLLEVTENPELKLFLFILFLSIYLVTILGNLLIILAVISDSHLHTPMYFFLSNLSFTDICLSTTTVPKMLVNIRAQIQTITYAGCLTQIYSILAFGGLEGFLLAVMAYDRYVAICHPLRYTVIMNSRLCSLLVLLSFCINIADALMHSLMVLQLTFCTDLEIPLFFCEVVQVIQLACSDTLINNILIYFATSIFGGIPLCGIIFSYTQIVSSVLRIPSAGGKYKAFSTCGSHLSVVSLFYGTGLGVYISSAFTNSSRNTAVVSVMYTVVPQMMNPFIYSLRNRDMKGALRKLMGKISLFFQECVV, encoded by the exons ATGGCCACCAG ATTCATCAACAACGTGggactcagaaacaaaacaggggtTTCAGAATTCCTTCTTTTGGAAGTTACAGAGAATCCAGAATTGAagctttttctcttcattctgtttCTGTCCATATACCTGGTCACCATTCTGGGAAACCTGCTCATCATCCTGGCTGTCATCTCGgactcccacctccacacccccatgtacttctttcTCTCCAACCTGTCCTTTACTGACATCTGCTTAAGCACAACCACCGTCCCAAAGATGCTGGTGAACATCCGGGCACAGATTCAGACCATCACTTACGCAGGTTGCCTCACACAGATCTACTCTATCCTGGCTTTTGGTGGTTTGGAAGGTTTTCTTCTTGCAGtaatggcctatgaccgctatgtggccatttgTCATCCACTGAGGTACACAGTCATTATGAACTCCCGCCTCTGTAGCCTGCTGGTTCTACTCTCCTTCTGCATTAACATTGCGGATGCCCTGATGCACAGTCTGATGGTGTTACAACTGACCTTCTGCACAGACCTTGAAATCCCTCTCTTCTTTTGTGAAGTTGTTCAGGTTATCCAGCTTGCATGTTCTGATACCCTCATCAATAACATCCTGATATATTTTGCAACGAGCATATTTGGTGGTATTCCTCTGTGTGGAATCATTTTCTCTTATACTCAAATTGTCTCCTCTGTTTTGAGAATTCCATCAGCAGGTGGAAAGTATAAAGCTTTTTCAACCTGTGGGTCTCACCTGTCAGTTGTGTCTTTGTTCTATGGGACAGGTTTGGGGGTGTACATTAGTTCTGCTTTCACTAACTCTTCCAGAAACACTGCAGTGGTTTCAGTAATGTACACTGTTGTCCCTCAAATGATGAACCCATTCATCTACAGCTTGAGGAACAGGGATATGAAGGGAGCCTTGAGGAAACTCATGGGCAAAATATCACTGTTTTTTCAggaatgtgttgtttaa